A single window of Bacteroidota bacterium DNA harbors:
- a CDS encoding response regulator transcription factor, with the protein MGYKALIYSINHNNIDFYKKGLLNLNCKINVVYSFTDFERFLLSETPQIIIMDLELDNTDAITVIKEIKSHSLSIQPFIIICSNKADDFIEISALNSGADEFIELPINHLIFESKMKALCKRIKNGIEQNIQQGFFIDHEQYKIYLGEVAHTLPRLEFKLLNLLFSQPNKIFSKDEIASQIWNNKDISAKRTIDIHIRNIRKELGEDIIKTYRGLGYCLRLNT; encoded by the coding sequence GTGGGTTACAAAGCATTAATATATTCTATTAATCACAACAACATTGACTTTTACAAAAAAGGTTTACTTAACCTTAACTGTAAGATAAATGTAGTTTATTCATTCACTGACTTTGAAAGGTTTCTGTTAAGTGAAACCCCACAAATTATTATTATGGACCTGGAATTGGATAATACCGATGCCATCACCGTAATTAAAGAAATAAAAAGTCATTCGTTAAGTATTCAGCCTTTCATTATTATTTGTTCAAACAAAGCAGATGATTTTATTGAAATAAGCGCGTTAAATTCAGGAGCGGATGAATTTATAGAACTTCCCATCAATCATTTGATTTTTGAATCAAAGATGAAAGCCTTGTGCAAGCGAATTAAAAACGGAATAGAACAAAATATCCAGCAAGGATTTTTTATCGACCATGAACAATACAAAATTTATTTAGGCGAAGTAGCGCATACACTTCCACGACTCGAATTCAAATTACTGAATTTACTATTTTCACAACCCAATAAAATTTTTTCGAAAGATGAGATAGCTTCACAAATTTGGAACAACAAAGATATTTCCGCGAAGCGCACCATTGATATACATATACGTAATATTCGTAAAGAATTGGGTGAGGATATTATAAAAACCTACAGGGGTCTGGGATACTGCCTGCGCCTAAACACCTGA
- a CDS encoding T9SS type A sorting domain-containing protein — protein sequence MKKIYKTLLLAFAMSSAIAQTGFWTPTTYKGAFAPAPTAMWTDTWTEWDPVNKVYPAPTMTVNSNITTNTTWASGQTVLLQGPIYVKNNAVLTIQPGVVIRGEKASAGSALIITKGAQINAVGTAAQPIVFTTDQAPGAINRAVGDWGGLIILGNGALNLAGGLANVEGLPVSADSEYGGGTTPNNNDNSGSLSYVRIEFGGYVYAANKEINGLTMGAVGKGTQIDHIQVSYTNDDAFEWFGGAVNGKYLVSYRNLDDDFDTDNGWSGYVQFGLIVRDPALADNPSVSTSEGFESDNDATGSTNSPLTSGIFSNITGIGPYRGNSAQVIATGYRRALRLRRNTNLKVFNSIFMDFKTGLFIDGAAADGNANSGALKFKYNLIATTSGVNPKTVETTAANVNVNGAWYVAQPNDSLNSSNGILVTPWNYTSPDYRPVASNTVTGGANFGDPALLAGGILSVNSLEDFSKQIGVYPNPNNGEATVIIHALQPFNITVNIYSITGQLLSMPYENHSIVEGVNSLPVTADLASGIYFVAISNGTKTETIKMVVNK from the coding sequence ATGAAAAAGATTTACAAAACATTATTATTAGCCTTTGCAATGAGCTCTGCTATTGCGCAAACAGGCTTTTGGACTCCTACAACGTATAAAGGAGCATTTGCTCCGGCACCAACAGCCATGTGGACTGACACTTGGACAGAATGGGATCCGGTTAACAAAGTATACCCTGCTCCAACTATGACTGTTAATTCTAACATTACAACTAATACAACTTGGGCAAGCGGACAAACAGTTTTATTACAAGGTCCGATTTATGTAAAAAACAATGCTGTATTAACCATTCAACCGGGTGTTGTAATACGTGGTGAAAAAGCCAGTGCAGGTTCAGCATTAATTATTACAAAAGGTGCGCAAATTAACGCGGTGGGTACCGCAGCACAACCAATTGTATTTACAACCGATCAAGCACCGGGCGCAATTAACCGCGCTGTAGGTGATTGGGGTGGATTAATTATCTTAGGTAACGGTGCATTAAATTTAGCAGGTGGATTAGCCAACGTGGAAGGCTTACCTGTTTCGGCAGATTCAGAATACGGAGGAGGAACAACTCCTAACAACAATGACAATTCAGGTTCATTAAGCTATGTACGTATTGAATTTGGCGGATATGTTTATGCAGCTAACAAAGAAATTAATGGCTTAACCATGGGCGCTGTTGGTAAAGGTACACAGATTGATCACATTCAGGTATCTTATACAAATGATGACGCTTTTGAGTGGTTTGGTGGTGCAGTGAATGGAAAATATTTAGTATCATACAGAAATCTAGATGATGATTTTGATACAGACAACGGATGGAGCGGTTATGTACAGTTTGGTTTAATTGTTCGTGATCCTGCTTTAGCTGATAATCCTTCAGTGTCTACTTCAGAAGGTTTTGAATCAGATAATGATGCAACCGGAAGCACAAACTCTCCTTTAACGTCTGGAATTTTCTCTAACATAACAGGTATCGGTCCTTACCGCGGTAACTCTGCACAAGTAATTGCTACCGGTTACCGTCGTGCTTTACGCTTAAGAAGAAATACGAACCTAAAAGTATTCAACTCTATTTTCATGGATTTTAAAACCGGATTATTTATCGACGGTGCTGCGGCAGATGGAAATGCAAACTCAGGGGCTTTAAAGTTCAAATACAATCTAATCGCTACAACTTCAGGTGTGAATCCTAAAACTGTTGAAACAACTGCGGCAAACGTGAATGTAAATGGTGCGTGGTATGTTGCACAACCGAATGATTCATTAAATTCATCTAACGGTATCCTTGTTACTCCTTGGAATTATACATCTCCTGATTATCGTCCGGTTGCATCCAACACAGTTACCGGTGGCGCTAACTTTGGCGACCCTGCTTTATTAGCCGGTGGAATTTTATCGGTAAATTCATTGGAAGATTTTTCAAAACAAATTGGTGTGTATCCAAATCCAAACAATGGAGAAGCAACTGTTATCATCCATGCTTTACAACCTTTTAACATAACAGTAAACATTTACTCTATCACAGGTCAGTTACTTTCAATGCCATACGAAAATCATAGTATTGTTGAAGGTGTGAATTCTTTACCTGTAACTGCTGATTTAGCAAGTGGGATTTATTTTGTTGCCATCAGCAACGGAACAAAAACCGAAACCATTAAAATGGTTGTAAATAAATAA
- a CDS encoding porin, giving the protein MKKTLFLLLTIAFVTVNAQTEQKSPYFNFKNGLGFATPDSSYSINIRFRMQNRLMMNTISDEDLNPASYEFRVRRCRLSFTGHVYNPKWSYYLQLSFSRGDMDWSMNDASNYNTGVNVVRDAMIYYKPIKHLQIGIGQTKLPGNRQRVVSSGSLQFYDRSPANSNFTLDRDAGLFLTYTLPIGKKFVTLIKGAVTSGEGRNSNSSNPGLAYSGRLEMLPLGTFTDGGDYFEGDVAREEKPKISIGGGYHLNDLSVRTQGTLGKDLYESRSFEVYFADFLLKYKGFAVSSEYLRRNCDNPVTKNSTGSSRTVVEGDGINSQISYCFKSRWEVAARHTLVSPHNDLLSSIHENEQYGLGVTKYLMKHKVKVQGNVFYNRERNLKTNKDLNKYWFGVIQLELGI; this is encoded by the coding sequence GTGAAGAAAACTTTATTTTTACTTTTAACAATTGCCTTTGTTACCGTAAACGCACAAACCGAACAGAAGTCGCCTTATTTTAATTTCAAAAATGGATTAGGCTTTGCAACTCCCGATAGCTCTTACTCTATCAACATTCGTTTCCGAATGCAAAATCGCTTAATGATGAACACTATTTCTGATGAAGATTTAAATCCGGCTTCCTATGAATTCAGAGTGAGAAGATGTCGTTTAAGTTTTACCGGACATGTATACAATCCAAAGTGGAGTTATTATTTACAACTCTCTTTTTCACGTGGAGATATGGACTGGAGCATGAACGATGCCTCTAATTATAACACCGGTGTAAACGTGGTGCGTGATGCAATGATTTACTATAAACCAATTAAACATTTACAAATTGGTATCGGACAAACTAAATTACCCGGTAACCGTCAACGTGTAGTTTCTTCAGGTTCTTTACAGTTTTATGATCGCTCACCTGCTAACTCCAATTTTACGCTCGACCGTGATGCCGGCTTATTCTTAACTTATACCCTACCAATTGGTAAAAAATTCGTTACATTAATTAAAGGCGCTGTTACTTCAGGTGAAGGCAGAAATTCTAATTCGAGTAATCCTGGCTTAGCATACTCAGGACGTTTAGAAATGCTCCCATTGGGAACTTTTACAGATGGTGGTGATTATTTTGAAGGCGACGTGGCACGTGAAGAAAAACCTAAAATCTCAATTGGTGGTGGTTATCACTTAAATGATTTGTCTGTACGTACCCAAGGAACCTTAGGAAAAGATTTATATGAAAGCAGAAGTTTTGAAGTTTATTTTGCCGACTTCTTATTAAAATATAAAGGTTTTGCCGTAAGCTCAGAATATCTTAGAAGAAATTGTGATAATCCGGTTACGAAAAATAGTACAGGTTCAAGCAGAACTGTTGTTGAAGGCGATGGAATTAATTCACAAATCAGTTATTGCTTTAAAAGCCGTTGGGAAGTTGCTGCCCGCCATACATTAGTTTCTCCGCATAACGATTTACTAAGTTCTATTCATGAGAATGAACAGTATGGCTTAGGTGTTACCAAGTATTTAATGAAGCACAAAGTAAAAGTTCAGGGAAATGTGTTTTATAACCGTGAGCGTAACTTAAAGACCAATAAAGACTTAAATAAATATTGGTTTGGTGTTATTCAATTGGAGTTAGGGATTTAA